In Cryptomeria japonica chromosome 5, Sugi_1.0, whole genome shotgun sequence, the genomic window AGAAGAaacctgtttcagctgaatgccaagagtAGTTAGTCCCTGATGGAAAAATttaatgatagttggatatggcataggagactttgtcatataaattttgacaatattgtaaaggctagtaagatcaaggaagtaagaggatttcctttgctgaacaaaccaaagaattccttatgtagagaatgccaacttgggaagatgtcttcctcaacattcaaaggtaagtctttttccacagagaacttacttgatctaatGCACACCAATCTGTGTGGgttgatgaaaactagaagcatttagggatattggtacttcatgattcttaccgatgattgctcaagaacaatgtgggtcacattcttgaaagacaaatctaaggcatttggaaagttcaaagccttaagggcattggtggagaaggagagcagtagaaggataaaatgcctaagaactgatcagggcggtgaattcacttctgatgaactcaataagtactatgaggagaatgagattaagaggcaattgtctaccccaaggacaccacaacaaaatgacatagcagaaagaaacaacatgaGTGTAGTTGAggtggccagaactatgttgatccaaggaaatgttgctcacacattttggagagaagcggtgagcactgcagtctataccatgaactaggtactcattaagaaaggtcaagacaaaaccccctatgagtactggaataggagaactcccaatgtgagttattcaaagtgtttgggagtaaatgctacatcaggagaggtgagcacctgagtaagattgatgctaagtgtgatgaaggaatattctaggatattccactaaaagaaaagctctcaagtgctacaacaataggacttagaataTTTCTGAatgtatcaatgtcagggttgatgaatcccctaagaagcctaaggaaactggcagtgaggaAATGAAAGGTGAACCCGGTTTAGCCTTCTGAGAAccgattaagaaagaaacaagtgacaagcacgggaaagacctcagtgtttctataCTGGTAGAAGCTTCAGTGGGAGAAGAACaagatgaagtggaaaaagaagaggaaaagcaagtcaAACCTGTTgcaatcattcctaggtatgtaagagtACATCGTGATCTGAAGAAGATtcataggagacaaggatataggaatacttacaaggagaaaggtgaaagaaattttttgcatgattttagaatttgagcctaagaccactagagaggcacttatcgATGAGGACTAGATAAAGGCAAAGGAAGAGGAGttggactagatagagaagaatgcaacatgttccttggtacccaaaccagaacacaagaatgtcataggtaccaaatgggtatttaggaataagctaaatgaggaaGGCACAGTGGTAACggacaaggaaagacttgtatgcaagggatatgctcaggaagaaggagaagactatagagaaaccttttccCAATTGGCTAGAATAGAAGGTGTATGAATGCTACTtgaatttgcaacattcaagggatttaaggtatgccagatggatgtgaagtttgtcTTCTTCAatggaatcctagaggaagaagtgtatattgagaaaccaaatgggtttgctttgtcagaagatagtggcATGGTGtacagattacacaaggccctgtatggattgaaacaggcaccaagggcatggtatgaatggttacactcttaTCTTATGAAGATAGGGTTTCTGAGatcaagtgaggacaacaacatctacctaaaatctaaaggtggtcagattctgatatgtgaagtatttgtagatgatataatctttggtggagatgatgatatgagtcatgcatttgcagatgaaatgaaaaaggagtttgagatgtctctgattggagagataaagtttttcacaAGCctacaaattcagcaaatgaaagagggtatcttcattacccaatccaagtatatcaaagaggaattgatgacctttggcatggaggagatcAAACTAGTTGGAACATCGATGGTGATCGgctgcaaactaacaaaggaggatgatacaacattggtggatgagaaggagtaccgatcaatgattagtaagttgcactAAGTAGTGCATAACAGTCTGGATATTGCTCATTTAATGGGCATAGTGGTctattttcagaagagtccaagagaatcccacttggtagttgtaaaaaggattcttagatacctaaaagggacacttgattatggattgtggtatccatacaatggtgaatttcatctcaaagtgtttactaatGTAGGTTGGGAAGgaaatgtggatgactagaagaccACAACCGGTGGAGAGTTCTTCCTTGGTGCAAGACTAGTCTCATTGACGAGCAAcaagcagagctgtatttcccagtctacagctgaagtggagtatctagcagcatttatgaactgcacttaggcaatctggatgaagcatgtacttaatggcttcaaagtgattatatctgaaccagtgggtATATTCTCtcataatactagtgcaataaacatttcaaaaaatccggtattgcatgctaagACCAAgaacattgagcttaagtatcatttattgagagaaaaggttcagaatatagaggttgtgttagaacatgtttcctgtaaggagcagctagcaaacatactcactaagcccttaccgaagactacattaaCCTATTTGAGAGGTTCATTAGTGGttatgccccttcatgaagtaaattaaagatgtgtgctccacatcagtcaagtaccaGTTTGTCAGATTTtagaggattgatgtgttgaaggatgctactccttagggggagcaacatagtggagaccagaagcttgtgcctccactttggcattgttgtcaaagggggagaagatatatgtttgaagGTCAATATGCAAAGGGGAGATGAAATAAGTGATTGAGAAAAGTGCACACTGACCAGTTTAGGTGGTGGTGGTGATATTTTAAGTTGAACAGGTATATGTTATTGAGAATGATGCTGATACTAAGCAATaatactgagtattgccatcaatgccaaaggaggagattgttggcatatgatgaagcagtgataatgtatgttgtcattgatgtcaataagtgctcaagcaggtgaactggtatgaaccgatatgaagattggaagtagtTAAGGTCAATAGGAATTGAGTGGACCGGTGTCAAGTTTCattaagtgtgactatcggttggtagtctcagctctagggtttccggttttcCTTGTGTGGTGCaatcgatgatgttttgtgactagCTAGCTAAGGAATAAGAATcaagatcgagatgccatgtcaactgtgtgcacatgaaggatttctttgtTGCTCTTGCACATGAAGATTGAATATATTAaatgcctacctcaggaatgagcatttttcttagctGTGTGcgaagaacgtgtgatgggttattgactTTCAAATGCGATAAAGATTAGATGATGTAGAATGTCCTGAGATATGTtttagatcgtttcattctatTAATGTTTTTGGAagatcaggattggaccgcttgtaaatgtaaaattgaaatatttagggtttagggttcatgctaccaacctagttgttgtctataaggttgatgagttttgttattgtgttggctggcaaaagttgtgtttgtgtccgcgTGTTGGATATTTTGATACTTTTTGAACCAAAGTGAGGAATCTGTAGAGATGTGATTGCAGAaaagaggaactaaaaaggatttgccttagaaAGAActattgttatcagatcagtgttttacctgttgtcttctaagcatttcaacagaaggtaaatcccttgactgggtagctttaacagactttgttgcaaatcctctaactaggtggctcaaggttattgagttatttaaatcctctagcgaggtagctcctaacagggtttcaacctttaatagggtatatagccatcccttaaccgggtgatccctaacaggatccaTTCCTAATaggaccttattgtaaagtctttaaccggactaggctcctaacaaagtggacttcaaaagagttcacaaacagtttgtgggtattcattcccaccgtagcttttcccgtttgggtttccacgtgaaaaatctgtgtgttatgggttgtcagtttttcatgtgatgactgtgtggttttgattaagttagataggcatgcattgttaaatggttgtggtatcattggtacaactcatgcatgattatattagTGAAGTATTTATCAAAGTTTGAGATCTATTGTAtattgtctgaagtatttttgtttaaccggtattgctatggttaagttcagtggtgaagacaaccggtcagctatgttttgatatgacaaagtgttgaagcagttttttttgtgtctactgattcatccccccactctcagtaccgattatgaccttagtagttcatcattattcatcacccttcttctatctaagccatttaattcccttctagcccatttaattaaaatcccccttctagcccatttaattaaatttatatttaattaaatctccccacttgtaaaatcctaccAATGCATGTTGCAACCAcgattgaaataaattaattttattttaattaaattctattttccccacccacttgcaaaatcctacatctctcacttgtctcctaaaccccttctagattcttctaatcacttctaatttagcctaatccatctcctaattattgtcacattcctaaggaaATAAAAGTCACTtcacaaagcctccaaagtctttgaaattcattaaaggctttatgtcttcaacaagttaaccctcaaagtcttcctaaccattaatggttaactcaaccttcttgcatgattagagactttctttgTAACTCAACTcctatctaacccaagggtcttagcaaacattcatggctttaaccttggttatctctttaaccattgcacaagagtttatcccttgggtaaaaacattatccaatggataaccctaacttaaccttaacccttacttccaaggtaaccttcatgtcttcttaagcatttaatgcttctttcatctcctctcaagaaacctcttgttgacgATTATCACtgtttcattggtgagaattgcaaacatggattgattaaatttCAATCCTAGCTATTGTTGAGatgattcaatctcaaccctccattgccctattttccctataaatagagcccattctttCTTCAAAAaaatccaagtctttgtgcatcaaacttatattctcataacattaagcatattatctctctttgatagaatagcattttagatcattttgttaGCATtacaatcttagatatatcatgttaatctcatatcatgttagcttcatgttagtatcattttcatactagtttaagcttcatatcaatacattgaatcttgaagatccttggagatagaggaacatggatcaagtttaaagagtttagattcattcagttttgtTTGGATTTccaacctctaatgcaatgtttgatgtgtgtgtttgaattgttttctcctcttacaggttgataccacattcgaGGCTTACAATCTCCATCGGCACAGCCTTGTCTATGGGGAGGCAACATTCGAAACAGTGAATTGAAATCATTGGAAGGAAGGTCGATGAAATACACCTCAAATTTTGGCATCTCCTGTTCGTCAAGCGAGCGTTGCACAACAATGACAATGGTATCTGCTACCATCAGAGTATTTTTCCCAATACCACAACCGAAATCTGCTATCCGAAATATGCCTCCCACATTAGACATCAATCTCACATTCTCATAAATGCTACGCTCAAGAATTGGCTTCACAGCTTGAACCGTATTTAACTGTACCAGGAAATTTTCCAAAtctaattttcataattttttttcatataaAAATTAAAGAGGTTAAAAAAAGAATGAGTTGTTATGTACCTGCATTGAAGATCTTTTGGCATAGATAGAATCTCCATCTCCACCCTTCATGGCAACCACATTCTCCAGGGCCGGTTTCGATTGAGATTGAATCACCTCCATTAAGACGCCTGAATCTTGAGCTTTTACCTGAACGAGCTCAATCAAATGAGGGGCAATCTGTGCTTTCTAGGGTAATATGCTTTTACTTTTTTTTAGGCTTTGTGTGTCTCGTCAATTGTAATATTCCTCTATTTataatcttgttttgacatcatctCGAACGCCATTTTGATGATTCCAGGCCTCACCTTAGAGTGGAATAGTTTGCCATGAATAGAATATGACCTCTACTCTAGAAGGGAAATCATGACCAATGTGATTTTAAGCCCTTGGAATCCACATACGTCGATTTTTTCAATGAAAGTTTCTAAAGTAAACATTGACAACTGCTTTCACTTTTTAAGAAAACGAAGAGCTTAGCATAATTCTAGGTTTTGAATCCGTGTTTTTGAGTTCGGCGATAGTTGAGTGAATAATTAGTACGTTTCACTTTCATAAGAAGTATCAATATTGTGTGAATTCTTTAATCCTTTATGCTATAGATGGATTACCAAAAGTAAGGCAAGCTCAACGTTCATGACAAAGTACAACATTGTGTTGAATGGGTTAGCCTTTTACATTTGGGTGGTCTTCAATAATCTTTCATATTTATGAATGATATGAATATTGATATACCATATTGAATGTGTTAGTGTTTTACATTGGGGTGGTCTTCAAGCATTTAGAAAGGTGCTAGAAAAACATAACATATGACAAATAATGACAAATATGTCAAATCATATGACAAAAATGATGATAATATAAGATGTATTATTCAAAGAAAAGTATTACTAGAATTATGTCCATAGACGTATTGGGGTGGTCTTTAAGTATTTAGATTTATGCTAGACAAGCATAGCATATGACAAATATGTCAAATCATATGCCAAAAATGAGGATAATACAAGATACTATATTCAAAGCAAAGTATTAcaaaaattctatccataaacgtatTAGGGTGGTCTTCAAGCATTT contains:
- the LOC131036495 gene encoding probable caffeine synthase MTL2, which gives rise to MEVIQSQSKPALENVVAMKGGDGDSIYAKRSSMQLNTVQAVKPILERSIYENVRLMSNVGGIFRIADFGCGIGKNTLMVADTIVIVVQRSLDEQEMPKFEVYFIDLPSNDFNSLFRMLPPHRQGCADGDCKPRMWYQPTTCTLYLQSVLQVIPASLQEPIVHAAT